A stretch of the Teredinibacter haidensis genome encodes the following:
- a CDS encoding MFS transporter — MGDKVSSITTAEDRTAKLAIGEKLGYGFGDFGFNLYWTTIASFLAAFYTDVFGISAAAAGTMLLTTKIVDACTDPLMGAVADRTRTRFGQFRPFLLWAALPMAGAAVLTFSTPDLNASGKVIYAYITYTLMMMMYTVLSTPYSALSGVMTARSQERTSLISIRFIFAFSAGFCVNYFTLDIVNALGAGDDSKGWQLTMGLYGIAAAIIFAITFLATKERISPPAEQRTHPIADIKDLIANRPWLILFVLSMIIMMTITMRGGSAYYYFTYFLERPDLLGVYLGLQMAAYAVGAACAPLMTKFLDKTRLLMLLMVIVGSLSVIFTFVPKPDLNGVRTIQANENVTLQASELVDLSGASEVQYQWQEHQRSWWIFTDRVAIAGERSASAVFTAEEDLVVSILVTYKNQSGELQLVDSGTLPSEIWMMFLLCVLISLALGPKSPLTWSMYADSADYNEWKTGRRATAMTFSAATFSQKLGGALGSAGMLWVLAAFGYAAKEAQSDASQFGIVLLQTAVPGFFALIAVFVAKFYTLTGAQLETIQVDLKERQAAAEN, encoded by the coding sequence TGTCATCTATCACTACAGCAGAAGACAGAACAGCAAAACTCGCCATTGGTGAAAAACTCGGTTATGGCTTTGGCGATTTCGGTTTTAATTTGTACTGGACCACCATCGCCTCGTTTCTTGCCGCGTTTTATACGGATGTTTTTGGTATTTCCGCTGCAGCTGCGGGCACCATGCTGTTAACCACTAAAATTGTCGACGCCTGCACCGATCCTTTAATGGGTGCTGTCGCGGATAGAACGCGTACGCGCTTCGGACAATTTCGGCCGTTTTTATTGTGGGCGGCTTTACCCATGGCCGGCGCGGCCGTTCTCACTTTCAGTACGCCAGATTTAAACGCGTCGGGTAAAGTGATTTATGCGTATATCACTTATACATTAATGATGATGATGTATACCGTGTTGAGTACGCCGTACTCGGCGCTTTCCGGCGTAATGACTGCGCGCAGCCAGGAGCGAACATCTCTAATCAGTATTCGTTTTATCTTTGCGTTTAGTGCGGGTTTTTGCGTTAATTATTTTACTTTAGATATTGTTAACGCTCTGGGTGCCGGCGATGACTCCAAGGGATGGCAGTTGACCATGGGGCTTTATGGTATTGCTGCAGCCATTATTTTCGCGATTACCTTTTTAGCAACGAAAGAACGTATCTCTCCACCAGCGGAGCAGCGCACTCACCCTATTGCCGATATTAAAGATCTAATTGCCAATCGGCCGTGGTTAATACTATTTGTTCTTTCCATGATTATTATGATGACCATTACCATGCGTGGTGGTTCGGCGTATTACTATTTCACGTATTTTCTTGAACGTCCTGATCTATTGGGTGTATATCTTGGTTTACAGATGGCGGCATATGCTGTGGGGGCCGCCTGCGCACCGCTGATGACAAAGTTTCTTGATAAAACACGTTTGCTGATGCTGTTAATGGTTATTGTCGGTAGTTTGTCGGTTATATTTACTTTTGTTCCTAAACCCGATCTCAACGGTGTGAGAACTATTCAAGCGAATGAAAACGTCACGCTTCAAGCCAGTGAGTTGGTGGATCTCAGTGGTGCGAGTGAGGTGCAATACCAGTGGCAGGAACACCAAAGATCTTGGTGGATTTTTACTGATCGTGTTGCGATAGCGGGTGAGAGGTCTGCATCTGCAGTGTTTACGGCAGAGGAAGATCTGGTGGTGAGCATCCTGGTTACTTACAAGAATCAATCCGGCGAATTACAATTGGTCGATAGTGGAACTTTACCGAGTGAAATCTGGATGATGTTTTTGCTGTGTGTGTTGATCAGTTTAGCCTTGGGGCCTAAATCACCGCTTACCTGGTCTATGTATGCAGATAGTGCCGACTACAACGAATGGAAAACGGGCCGCCGCGCAACGGCGATGACTTTTTCTGCTGCGACCTTCTCCCAGAAACTGGGCGGGGCATTAGGTTCGGCTGGAATGTTATGGGTTTTGGCTGCTTTCGGTTATGCGGCGAAGGAAGCTCAATCTGATGCATCGCAGTTTGGCATCGTTTTGCTGCAAACAGCGGTTCCGGGTTTCTTCGCGTTAATTGCGGTGTTTGTGGCTAAATTTTATACGTTGACCGGGGCTCAGCTGGAAACGATTCAGGTGGATTTAAAAGAAAGGCAGGCGGCGGCTGAAAATTAG
- a CDS encoding GH36-type glycosyl hydrolase domain-containing protein → MLKLSSKGDRCDLLTPTAMPHSAGFLWNQQMMIHVNCRGYAIAQFMQPEPSKYTYQPVIEGKIFMLPEQPFFAHSPGRFFYIKDEETGELFSAPFEPTKVKPEKFVFSVGKNDIRWTVEHLGIEVTLELSIPADDVVELWQLRVKNKSARARKISVYPYVPFGFMSWMNQSAQYREDLGGIIGNCVTPYQKLDDYFLNKNLKDKTYFLHERTPVAYEASRDAFEGEGGIHNPIGTQQEVLGNGDALYETPAAILQYRLNLEQDQSEDYRFLLGPAFDDADVRRVREIYFGDRNFAKTKADYAAYIAKGKGVLHIETPDKHFDNFINTWLPRQVFYHGDVNRLSTDPQTRNYLQDSMGMSYIKPEVTKNAFLWALAQQEESGAMPDGVLLREDAQLKYINQIPHTDHCVWLPVCLQAYLNETNDYAFLDALVKDWKGDTVLSVFVRISAAMRWLLNDRDERGLNYIAQGDWNDPMNMVGYKGKGVSGWLSVATAYALNLWAEVCEQVGALEDADEFRAGADDINDAVNKHVWDGDWYGRGITDDGVVFGVSSDKEGRIFLNPQSWALMAGTPDEDQARKILKAIDEQLDTPYGVMLLAPAYTSMRDDVGRLTQKHAGAAENGSIYNHAAAFYAWSLCCIGDAGRAFDVIRKMISGPDEADYLQRGQLPVNIPNYYRGAYYQHPRTAGRSSQLFNTGTVSWVYRSVVEGIFGLVGTRDGLAVKPLLPEGWAQASATREFRGATFNVNYQRVEDVTAISIEVDGQPLSGAVICAISPGSVYRVDVKLPL, encoded by the coding sequence ATGCTAAAACTCTCCTCAAAAGGTGATCGTTGCGATTTGTTAACGCCGACAGCGATGCCCCATTCAGCGGGCTTTTTGTGGAATCAACAAATGATGATTCACGTTAATTGCCGTGGTTATGCCATTGCGCAATTTATGCAGCCCGAACCCTCAAAATATACATATCAGCCAGTGATTGAAGGCAAAATATTTATGCTGCCGGAGCAGCCTTTTTTTGCGCATTCGCCGGGCCGCTTCTTTTACATAAAAGATGAAGAAACCGGTGAGTTGTTTTCTGCACCCTTCGAGCCGACAAAGGTCAAGCCAGAGAAGTTTGTATTTTCTGTTGGTAAAAATGATATTCGTTGGACGGTGGAACATCTGGGGATTGAAGTAACTCTAGAGTTAAGCATCCCCGCCGATGACGTCGTCGAACTGTGGCAGCTAAGGGTAAAAAATAAATCCGCTCGCGCGCGTAAGATCAGTGTCTACCCCTATGTGCCTTTCGGTTTTATGAGCTGGATGAACCAGTCTGCACAATATCGAGAGGATCTAGGTGGAATTATTGGTAATTGTGTGACGCCTTATCAGAAGCTGGATGATTATTTTCTAAATAAAAACCTAAAGGATAAAACCTACTTTTTACACGAGCGAACACCTGTTGCCTATGAGGCCTCTCGGGATGCCTTTGAAGGTGAGGGCGGTATTCACAATCCGATAGGTACGCAGCAGGAGGTGTTGGGAAATGGGGATGCGCTTTATGAAACGCCTGCCGCTATATTGCAGTACCGTCTGAACCTCGAACAAGATCAATCGGAAGACTACCGGTTTTTATTGGGGCCTGCCTTTGACGACGCGGACGTTCGTCGTGTTCGCGAGATCTACTTTGGCGATAGAAATTTTGCAAAAACCAAAGCTGATTATGCGGCTTATATAGCTAAGGGAAAGGGTGTTCTTCACATTGAAACGCCAGACAAGCACTTCGATAACTTTATAAATACCTGGTTGCCCCGGCAGGTGTTTTATCACGGGGATGTCAATCGCCTGTCCACCGATCCGCAAACGCGTAATTATTTACAGGACAGTATGGGTATGAGTTACATCAAGCCCGAGGTGACAAAAAACGCCTTTCTTTGGGCCTTGGCGCAACAGGAGGAGAGCGGCGCAATGCCCGATGGTGTCTTGCTGCGTGAGGATGCCCAGCTGAAATACATTAATCAAATTCCTCATACCGATCATTGCGTCTGGTTGCCGGTCTGCCTGCAGGCCTATCTGAACGAAACCAATGACTACGCTTTTCTGGACGCGCTGGTTAAGGATTGGAAGGGCGACACGGTGCTGAGCGTTTTCGTGCGAATTTCGGCTGCTATGCGTTGGTTGTTGAATGACCGCGATGAGCGAGGTTTAAACTATATTGCACAGGGTGACTGGAACGATCCCATGAATATGGTTGGTTATAAGGGCAAGGGGGTTTCCGGCTGGTTGTCGGTGGCAACCGCTTACGCCTTAAATTTATGGGCGGAGGTGTGCGAACAGGTTGGTGCGCTCGAGGATGCCGATGAATTTCGTGCGGGTGCAGATGATATCAATGATGCTGTTAATAAGCATGTTTGGGATGGTGATTGGTACGGCCGAGGTATTACTGACGACGGTGTGGTGTTTGGGGTTTCCAGCGATAAAGAGGGACGAATTTTTCTTAACCCACAAAGTTGGGCATTAATGGCGGGTACTCCAGATGAAGATCAAGCCCGGAAAATCTTAAAAGCTATTGATGAACAGCTAGACACACCCTACGGGGTAATGTTGTTGGCACCGGCCTATACATCTATGCGTGATGATGTCGGTCGTTTGACTCAAAAACACGCCGGGGCGGCGGAGAATGGTTCAATTTACAATCACGCTGCGGCATTTTATGCCTGGAGTTTGTGCTGCATTGGCGATGCTGGCCGCGCCTTTGACGTGATCCGAAAAATGATATCGGGGCCGGATGAGGCGGACTATCTTCAGCGTGGTCAATTACCGGTCAATATTCCCAATTATTACCGCGGTGCTTATTATCAGCATCCTCGTACAGCGGGACGCTCAAGCCAGTTGTTTAACACCGGTACGGTTTCATGGGTATATCGCTCGGTGGTGGAAGGCATTTTTGGTTTGGTGGGTACCAGAGACGGTTTGGCCGTAAAGCCACTGCTGCCTGAAGGCTGGGCACAGGCGAGTGCTACTCGAGAGTTTCGGGGCGCCACATTTAACGTGAATTACCAGCGGGTTGAAGATGTTACTGCGATCTCTATTGAGGTTGATGGGCAGCCTTTGAGTGGTGCTGTGATCTGTGCGATTTCTCCCGGCAGCGTCTACCGGGTAGACGTCAAACTCCCCCTTTAA